In Sphingomonas sp. LR60, the following are encoded in one genomic region:
- a CDS encoding response regulator: MTDFASGYVLLVEDELFIALDLQETIEEAGFRVVGPCATVRDAEAAIEAHTAGFAAAVLDVRLADGPVFPAADRLSAAGVPLLFHSGHADDVALRQRYPGSVVCPKPSAPSALAAALLGCAAGRRAA, from the coding sequence GTGACTGACTTCGCCAGCGGTTACGTCCTGCTGGTCGAGGACGAGTTGTTCATCGCGCTCGATCTTCAGGAGACGATCGAGGAGGCCGGCTTCCGCGTAGTGGGGCCGTGCGCGACCGTGCGGGACGCGGAAGCGGCGATCGAGGCGCATACGGCGGGCTTCGCGGCGGCGGTGCTCGACGTCCGGCTGGCGGACGGGCCGGTGTTCCCGGCGGCGGACCGGCTGAGTGCGGCGGGGGTGCCGCTGCTGTTCCATTCGGGCCATGCCGACGATGTCGCGCTTCGGCAGCGGTATCCCGGTTCGGTGGTGTGTCCGAAACCGAGCGCGCCGAGTGCGCTGGCGGCCGCGCTACTGGGTTGCGCGGCGGGGCGTCGGGCGGCGTAG
- a CDS encoding MFS transporter, producing the protein MATVIDRRGGAAPSHDGERKRATRPLEALNFFMADMQAGIGPFLGVFLQQRGWTAGPIGSVMTAGGVAGMLMTVPAGAFIDHTEKKRLVVIVTGICTVMASFLILLSQAGWVVTISQVATAIAGAAIGPAVTGMTLGIVRQKGFNAQNGRNQAWNHAGNMVGAGLSGYLGWRFGMPAIFYLAAAFGVLAITSVLMIPEKAIDHRAARGLEKGDDDAAEGGQAEGFRTLIRNKPMLVLAAALACFHLGNGAMLPLYGLAVIGAGKGDAALFTATTVVVAQAVMIVASLIAMRMSAGRGYWLVLLISFAALPLRGALAGTFIEHWGVWPVQALDGIGAGLQSVAVPGLVACLLNGTGRVNVGQGAVMTVQGVGASLSPAIGGWLAQALGYHIAFYILGSFALVSVALWVVFAGVVREACAAAQA; encoded by the coding sequence ATGGCGACGGTGATTGATAGGCGCGGCGGAGCGGCGCCGTCGCATGACGGTGAGCGGAAACGCGCGACACGGCCGCTGGAGGCGCTCAACTTCTTCATGGCGGACATGCAGGCGGGGATCGGCCCGTTTCTGGGCGTGTTCCTCCAGCAGCGCGGCTGGACCGCCGGGCCGATCGGATCGGTGATGACCGCCGGCGGGGTCGCCGGGATGCTGATGACCGTCCCGGCGGGCGCGTTCATCGACCACACCGAGAAGAAGCGGTTGGTGGTGATCGTCACCGGCATCTGCACCGTGATGGCATCGTTCCTGATCCTCTTGTCACAGGCCGGCTGGGTCGTGACGATCAGCCAGGTCGCGACCGCGATCGCTGGCGCGGCGATCGGTCCGGCGGTGACGGGCATGACGCTGGGGATCGTCCGCCAGAAGGGCTTCAACGCGCAGAACGGGCGCAATCAGGCATGGAACCATGCCGGCAATATGGTCGGCGCGGGGCTGTCGGGGTATCTCGGCTGGCGGTTCGGGATGCCGGCGATCTTCTATCTCGCCGCAGCCTTCGGGGTGCTGGCGATCACCAGCGTGTTGATGATCCCGGAGAAGGCGATCGACCACCGTGCGGCGCGCGGCCTGGAAAAGGGCGACGACGATGCGGCGGAGGGCGGGCAGGCCGAGGGTTTCCGCACGCTGATCCGCAACAAGCCGATGCTGGTGCTCGCCGCCGCGCTGGCGTGCTTCCATCTGGGCAATGGCGCGATGCTGCCGCTGTACGGCCTGGCGGTGATCGGTGCGGGAAAGGGCGACGCGGCGTTGTTCACCGCGACGACGGTGGTGGTGGCGCAGGCGGTGATGATCGTGGCGTCGTTGATCGCGATGCGGATGTCGGCGGGGCGCGGCTATTGGCTGGTGTTGCTGATCTCGTTCGCGGCGCTGCCGCTCCGGGGCGCGCTGGCGGGGACCTTCATCGAACATTGGGGCGTGTGGCCGGTGCAGGCGCTCGACGGAATCGGTGCGGGGTTGCAGAGCGTCGCGGTGCCGGGGCTGGTCGCGTGCCTGTTGAATGGCACCGGACGGGTCAATGTCGGGCAGGGTGCGGTGATGACGGTGCAGGGGGTCGGCGCGTCGTTGAGCCCGGCGATCGGCGGATGGCTGGCGCAGGCGCTCGGCTATCACATTGCTTTCTATATCCTCGGCAGCTTCGCTCTGGTCAGCGTCGCATTGTGGGTCGTGTTCGCGGGCGTGGTGCGCGAGGCGTGCGCGGCGGCGCAGGCGTGA
- a CDS encoding nucleoside deaminase, with product MTQDDERWMREAIKVARSKGSDPSTSPLGSVIVRDGRVIAAERNQTHELPDATAHAEMMAIRRGCKAEGALELRNATLYSTLQPCGMCTMASIWSKVGRVVYGAGRDDVHEMYFEDKHIDTLSFIADAYRDDIVIEGGCLREECAALYYPPDAELPKEEQANL from the coding sequence ATGACACAGGATGACGAACGCTGGATGCGCGAGGCGATCAAGGTCGCGCGGTCCAAGGGGAGCGACCCTTCCACCTCGCCGCTGGGATCGGTGATCGTGCGCGATGGGCGGGTGATCGCCGCGGAGCGCAACCAGACCCACGAACTGCCCGACGCCACCGCGCACGCCGAGATGATGGCGATCCGGCGCGGCTGCAAAGCGGAGGGCGCGTTGGAGTTGCGCAATGCGACGCTCTATTCGACGCTGCAACCGTGCGGGATGTGCACGATGGCGTCGATCTGGTCGAAGGTCGGGCGCGTCGTCTATGGCGCGGGGCGCGACGACGTCCATGAGATGTATTTCGAAGACAAGCATATCGATACGCTGTCGTTCATCGCCGACGCCTATCGCGACGATATCGTGATCGAGGGCGGGTGCCTGCGCGAAGAATGCGCGGCGCTTTACTATCCGCCCGACGCCGAACTGCCGAAGGAGGAGCAGGCGAACCTTTAG
- a CDS encoding L-serine ammonia-lyase, which yields MHVDTTHQPLDRCATRPISVAELFTIGIGPSSSHTVGPMRAAFDFAQRAIGLEQDVVGVRCDLYGSLALTGRGHATDTAAILGLAGWEPERVDPDEAPAVLETIRETSRLRLAGERTIPFAEAADLVFHPRDFLPEHPNGISFTARLADGTGYAETYFSIGGGAILRKGAPVAAENVAVRHPFSSSAELLALGDATGLTIAQLVRANEEAWRSGAEADAFLDAVHAAMNACIDRGIAQDGLLPGGLKVRRRARALEQALTGNTPGRNPAEVFEWVSLWALAVNEENAAGGRVVTAPTNGAAGVLPAVLRFYETLVAQTKPAPVRQQGVRCFLYTAAAIGMLYKKRASISAAEMGCQGEVGVACSMAAGALAAVLGGSNRQIENAAEIGMEHNLGLTCDPIGGLVQIPCIERNTMGAVKAINAAYLALRGDGSHVVSLDAVIETMRQTGEDMRTQYKETSLGGLAVNVVEC from the coding sequence ATGCACGTCGACACGACCCACCAGCCGCTCGATCGCTGCGCGACGCGCCCGATCAGCGTGGCCGAATTGTTCACGATCGGCATCGGGCCGTCCAGCTCGCATACCGTCGGGCCGATGCGCGCGGCGTTCGACTTCGCGCAGCGCGCGATCGGGCTGGAGCAGGACGTGGTCGGCGTCCGCTGCGACCTGTACGGCTCGCTGGCGCTGACCGGGCGCGGCCATGCAACCGACACGGCGGCGATCCTCGGACTGGCGGGGTGGGAGCCCGAGCGCGTCGATCCCGATGAAGCGCCCGCGGTGCTGGAGACGATCCGCGAGACCTCGCGATTGCGGCTGGCGGGGGAGCGCACGATCCCGTTCGCGGAGGCGGCGGACCTCGTCTTCCACCCGCGCGACTTCCTGCCCGAACATCCCAACGGCATCAGCTTCACCGCGCGGCTGGCGGACGGGACCGGCTATGCCGAGACCTATTTCTCGATCGGCGGCGGCGCGATCCTGCGCAAGGGCGCGCCGGTCGCGGCGGAGAATGTCGCGGTGCGCCACCCGTTCTCGTCGAGCGCCGAGTTGCTGGCGCTAGGCGATGCGACGGGGCTGACGATCGCGCAACTGGTGCGCGCCAACGAGGAAGCGTGGCGCAGCGGCGCGGAGGCGGACGCGTTCCTCGACGCGGTGCACGCGGCGATGAACGCCTGTATCGATCGCGGGATCGCGCAGGACGGGCTGCTGCCGGGCGGGTTGAAGGTGCGACGGCGCGCGCGTGCGCTGGAGCAGGCGCTGACCGGCAACACGCCGGGTCGAAACCCGGCGGAAGTGTTCGAATGGGTCAGCCTGTGGGCGTTGGCGGTCAACGAGGAGAATGCCGCGGGCGGACGCGTCGTTACCGCACCGACCAATGGCGCCGCGGGGGTGCTGCCGGCGGTGCTGCGCTTCTACGAGACGTTGGTCGCGCAGACCAAGCCCGCGCCGGTGCGGCAGCAGGGCGTGCGCTGCTTCCTCTACACCGCGGCGGCGATCGGGATGCTCTACAAGAAGCGTGCGTCGATCTCGGCGGCCGAGATGGGGTGTCAGGGCGAGGTCGGCGTCGCCTGTTCGATGGCCGCCGGTGCACTGGCGGCGGTGCTGGGGGGCAGCAACCGCCAGATCGAGAATGCCGCCGAGATCGGGATGGAGCATAACCTGGGGCTCACCTGCGACCCGATCGGCGGGCTGGTGCAGATCCCGTGTATCGAGCGCAATACGATGGGCGCGGTCAAGGCGATCAACGCCGCCTATCTGGCGCTGCGCGGCGACGGCAGCCATGTCGTCAGCCTCGACGCGGTGATCGAAACGATGCGCCAGACCGGCGAGGACATGCGCACGCAGTATAAGGAAACCAGCCTCGGCGGACTCGCTGTGAACGTCGTCGAATGCTGA
- a CDS encoding CsbD family protein yields the protein MNSDTLTGTTTDLGGKLKEGLGKAFGDDKLRAEGSADRAEGTVQKTYGEAKDSVRPLIDQARRFMNERPFAAAAVGGVIGLALLNTLRGK from the coding sequence ATGAACAGCGACACGCTGACCGGCACGACCACCGATCTGGGCGGCAAGCTCAAGGAAGGCCTCGGCAAGGCATTCGGCGACGACAAGCTGCGCGCCGAGGGCTCGGCCGACCGCGCCGAGGGCACCGTCCAGAAGACCTATGGTGAAGCCAAGGACAGCGTCCGCCCGCTGATCGATCAGGCGCGCCGTTTCATGAACGAGCGTCCCTTCGCCGCCGCCGCCGTCGGCGGTGTGATCGGCCTCGCGCTGCTCAACACGCTGCGCGGGAAGTAA
- a CDS encoding arsenic transporter: MILATGATWGICAAATAGVIARPFRWPEAIWAVAGAVALLLFGLVTPGDALGAVAKGGDVYLFLIGMMLLSETAREQGLFDWVAATAVRHAKGAPTRLFLLVYATGVVTTTFLSNDATAVVLTPAVYAAARKAKAEPLPLLFACALIANAASFVLPISNPANLVLYGGRMPPLGAWFASFALPSVAAIVVTFFALRYVERARLHGTCEAAVTREPLTVAGKAALAGIAATAVLLLIVSVLDRPLGLPTCVAGVATMLGVAALVRRSPLATMRSVSWSVLPLVAGLFVLVEALDRTGVIAWVAEGLRGMAADPVRGAAWSGTILAFASNLMNNLPAGLVASTAVAQAQPPRVIVDALLIGVDLGPNLSITGSLATILWLQAIRREGEDVGFWRFLKVGAVTMPPALVAALGVRLLIG; this comes from the coding sequence ATGATCCTTGCCACCGGTGCGACCTGGGGCATCTGCGCCGCCGCGACCGCGGGGGTGATCGCGCGGCCGTTCCGCTGGCCGGAGGCGATCTGGGCGGTGGCGGGGGCGGTGGCGCTGCTGTTGTTCGGGCTGGTGACGCCGGGCGACGCGCTGGGCGCGGTGGCGAAGGGTGGCGACGTCTATCTGTTCCTGATCGGCATGATGCTGTTGAGCGAGACCGCGCGCGAGCAGGGATTGTTCGACTGGGTTGCGGCGACCGCGGTCCGCCATGCCAAAGGTGCGCCGACGCGGCTGTTCCTGCTGGTCTATGCGACCGGCGTGGTGACGACCACCTTCCTGTCGAACGACGCGACGGCGGTGGTGCTGACCCCGGCGGTCTATGCCGCGGCGCGCAAGGCCAAGGCCGAGCCGCTGCCGTTGCTGTTCGCCTGCGCGCTGATCGCCAATGCGGCGAGCTTCGTGCTGCCGATCTCGAACCCCGCCAATCTGGTGCTGTACGGGGGCCGGATGCCGCCGCTCGGCGCGTGGTTCGCATCGTTCGCCTTACCGTCGGTGGCGGCGATCGTGGTGACGTTCTTTGCCCTGCGCTACGTCGAGCGCGCGCGGCTGCACGGCACGTGCGAGGCGGCGGTGACACGCGAACCGCTGACCGTGGCCGGCAAGGCGGCGCTGGCCGGGATCGCGGCGACGGCGGTGTTGTTGCTGATCGTCTCGGTGCTCGATCGCCCGCTGGGGTTGCCGACCTGCGTCGCCGGCGTCGCGACGATGCTGGGGGTGGCGGCGCTGGTGCGGCGATCGCCGCTCGCGACGATGCGATCGGTGTCGTGGAGCGTCCTGCCGCTGGTCGCGGGGCTGTTCGTGCTGGTCGAGGCGCTCGATCGCACCGGTGTGATCGCGTGGGTGGCCGAGGGGCTCCGCGGGATGGCGGCGGACCCGGTGCGCGGCGCGGCGTGGAGCGGGACGATCCTCGCCTTCGCGTCGAACCTGATGAACAATCTGCCCGCCGGGCTTGTCGCGAGCACCGCCGTGGCGCAGGCGCAGCCGCCGCGCGTGATCGTCGATGCGCTGCTGATCGGGGTCGATCTGGGGCCAAACCTGTCGATCACCGGGAGCCTCGCGACGATCCTGTGGTTGCAGGCGATCCGGCGCGAGGGCGAGGATGTCGGGTTCTGGCGGTTCCTGAAGGTGGGGGCGGTGACGATGCCGCCGGCGCTGGTCGCGGCGCTGGGGGTGCGGTTGTTAATCGGGTAA
- a CDS encoding TetR/AcrR family transcriptional regulator: MESIITADAPAPTRGRPREFCPDAALTAALGVFWAKGYDGASMADLTAAMGITKPSLYAAFGNKEQLFHQALDRYEAEKLAYTREALKQLTARGVAEHFMRGAVAAQTSTCDPKGCMGVISATACGAEGDSIKAHIMERRQSSNAALVARFEQARQDGDLPHDLDPQGLAFYLYAILQGMAVLATSGATRDDLDGVVTIALSMWPTS, encoded by the coding sequence ATGGAATCGATCATCACCGCCGACGCCCCTGCTCCTACCCGTGGGCGTCCGCGCGAATTCTGCCCCGACGCCGCGCTCACCGCGGCGCTCGGCGTGTTCTGGGCAAAGGGCTATGACGGCGCGTCGATGGCGGATCTGACCGCCGCGATGGGCATCACCAAGCCCAGCCTCTACGCCGCGTTCGGCAACAAGGAACAGCTCTTCCACCAGGCGCTCGACCGCTACGAGGCGGAAAAGCTGGCCTATACCCGCGAAGCGCTGAAGCAGCTGACCGCCCGCGGGGTGGCGGAGCATTTCATGCGCGGCGCGGTCGCGGCACAGACCAGCACGTGCGATCCCAAGGGCTGCATGGGCGTGATCAGCGCCACCGCCTGCGGTGCGGAAGGCGATTCGATCAAGGCGCACATCATGGAGCGCCGACAATCCTCGAACGCCGCGCTGGTCGCGCGCTTCGAACAGGCGCGGCAGGACGGCGACCTTCCCCACGACCTCGATCCGCAGGGGCTCGCTTTCTACCTCTACGCGATCCTGCAGGGGATGGCGGTGCTCGCCACCTCCGGCGCGACGCGCGACGACCTCGACGGCGTGGTGACGATTGCGCTGTCGATGTGGCCGACTTCCTGA
- a CDS encoding CheR family methyltransferase — protein sequence MPNDGASDRASPEAGQGVPVVGIGASAGGLEALREMLAPAQRPTGLAFVVVQHLDPNHESMLAELLDRATSLRVLQSGGGERIEADTVYIIPPGRGLAIRNGVLELTDFAQPRGMRRPIDDFFQSLAGDQQANAACVILSGTGADGTTGLRAIKENGGVGVVQQPESARYDGMPLSAVGTGLIDFIKAPGEILKCLQAFFQRRNIDPGEMEAGVVADHVDDLCRVLRTAVGHDFSGYKRSTLIRRVERRMHVLGINNGRDYLARVRGDSAECSALFRDLLINVTRFFRDAHAFETLRKQVIEPLLIGRTNHDDLRVWVPGCSSGEEAYTIAMLFAEAARKADVPLAVQIFATDIDEQMLAIAREGSYPAAALADLPPELRERYTVPHAERFTITGQIRDMIRFSSHSLVKDPPFSRVDLVSCRNLLIYFDDRLQQSVMPLFHYTLRPGGFLFLGPSESIGRFEHLFTVVDQHARLFERAPGAPSYPIDLPGSARAIGPRRERESRGDSASLTAESVAVRRIVDRYAPASLIVDQDGGIIAAYGKLSRYLEFPVTRTGGSSAINLARAGLRTVIGPLLRQARDERRRVVARDVDVETDYGIQPVEVICDPLGDGTLLFVFRDSGAFRPSDQNELTDLSAGGDHLEAIEDELRLTRHRLRSAIEELETANEELKSSNEEMMSMNEELQSTNEELSTVNDELKSKVEQLTVALSDLRNFHQSTELAVVVLDARLNVRTYTEAAVSIFPLQPADRGRPLSDVASRLRGSEYMEDARAVAAGAPATQRRVTTKDGERVLSLRVLPYRTQTGAVDGTTLVLTDITEALSLERQLAAERERLDLAIKAAGIGVWEYCLETGEAVLDAVERQLFGVAGADAERVDPLLDRIHPDDRGAVETALRQAVERNGDYEATFRLRPTDGETRWVKGFGRVIAGSNPPRLLGVSIDVTPDYALAETRELMLREMNHRVKNLFAVIAGMITVAARNHDEVRSFSSDLRHRIAALGAAHSLASPAGQPQAIGLHELVEATLAPYRDHSHIVVEGPTVTLNRQCLSSLALILHEWATNSVKYGALCWQGGEEGSTGLAVRWRLTDPGLAVDWDEMGRGDQEASGAQRGFGSLLVETSVRQLSGEVWSEVMGRSFRLRMKLPASVLARD from the coding sequence GTGCCTAACGACGGGGCGTCCGACCGGGCGTCTCCCGAGGCCGGACAAGGCGTGCCGGTGGTCGGAATCGGCGCGTCGGCGGGCGGGCTGGAGGCGTTGCGCGAGATGCTCGCCCCCGCGCAACGTCCGACCGGGCTGGCGTTCGTGGTAGTCCAGCACCTCGACCCCAATCACGAGAGCATGTTGGCGGAATTGCTGGACCGCGCGACCAGTTTGCGCGTGTTGCAGAGCGGCGGCGGCGAGCGGATCGAGGCCGATACCGTCTATATCATCCCGCCCGGGCGCGGGCTGGCGATCCGCAACGGCGTGCTGGAACTGACCGACTTCGCGCAACCGCGCGGGATGCGGCGGCCGATCGACGATTTCTTCCAGTCGCTGGCGGGCGACCAGCAAGCGAATGCCGCGTGCGTGATCCTGTCGGGCACCGGCGCCGACGGCACCACCGGGCTGCGCGCGATCAAGGAAAACGGTGGCGTCGGTGTCGTCCAGCAGCCGGAGAGCGCCCGCTACGACGGGATGCCGCTGTCGGCGGTCGGCACCGGGCTGATCGACTTCATCAAGGCGCCGGGCGAGATCCTGAAATGCCTGCAGGCGTTCTTCCAGCGTCGCAATATCGATCCGGGCGAGATGGAGGCCGGGGTCGTCGCGGATCATGTCGACGATCTGTGCCGCGTGCTGCGCACCGCGGTGGGTCACGATTTCTCGGGCTACAAGCGCTCGACGCTGATCCGCCGTGTCGAGCGGCGGATGCACGTGCTGGGGATCAACAACGGGCGAGACTATCTGGCGCGGGTGCGCGGCGATTCAGCCGAATGCTCGGCGCTGTTCCGCGATCTGCTCATCAACGTCACGCGCTTTTTCCGTGATGCCCATGCGTTCGAGACGCTGCGCAAGCAGGTGATCGAGCCGTTGCTGATCGGGCGCACCAACCATGACGATCTGCGCGTCTGGGTGCCCGGCTGCTCGAGCGGCGAGGAAGCCTATACGATCGCGATGCTGTTCGCGGAGGCGGCGCGCAAGGCCGACGTGCCGTTGGCGGTGCAGATCTTCGCGACCGACATCGACGAGCAGATGCTGGCGATCGCGCGCGAGGGTAGCTATCCCGCGGCGGCGTTGGCTGATCTGCCCCCCGAATTGCGGGAGCGTTACACCGTTCCCCATGCCGAGCGGTTCACGATCACGGGCCAGATCCGCGACATGATCCGCTTTTCGAGCCACAGCCTGGTCAAGGACCCGCCCTTCTCGCGCGTCGATCTGGTGTCGTGCCGCAACCTGCTGATCTATTTCGACGACCGATTGCAGCAATCGGTGATGCCGCTGTTCCATTACACGCTGCGTCCCGGTGGGTTCCTGTTCCTGGGACCGTCGGAGAGCATCGGGCGGTTCGAACATCTGTTCACCGTGGTGGACCAGCACGCGCGTCTGTTCGAACGCGCGCCGGGCGCGCCGAGCTATCCGATCGACCTGCCCGGCAGTGCGCGCGCGATCGGTCCGCGGCGGGAGCGCGAGAGCCGCGGCGACTCCGCGTCGCTGACCGCGGAGAGCGTCGCGGTCCGCCGGATCGTGGATCGCTACGCACCGGCCAGCCTGATCGTCGATCAGGACGGCGGCATCATCGCCGCCTATGGCAAGCTGAGCCGCTATCTCGAGTTTCCGGTGACGCGCACCGGCGGGAGCAGCGCGATCAATCTGGCGCGTGCCGGCTTGCGCACCGTGATCGGTCCGCTGCTCCGGCAGGCGCGCGACGAGCGGCGGCGCGTGGTGGCGCGCGATGTGGACGTCGAAACCGATTACGGCATCCAGCCGGTCGAGGTGATCTGCGACCCGCTTGGCGACGGCACTTTGTTGTTCGTGTTCCGCGACAGTGGTGCGTTCCGGCCGTCCGATCAGAATGAGCTGACCGATCTTTCCGCGGGCGGCGACCATCTGGAGGCGATCGAGGACGAGTTGCGGCTGACGCGGCATCGGCTGCGCTCGGCGATCGAGGAACTGGAGACCGCGAACGAGGAGCTGAAAAGCTCCAATGAAGAAATGATGTCGATGAACGAGGAGCTTCAATCGACGAACGAGGAATTGTCGACCGTCAACGACGAGCTGAAGAGCAAGGTCGAACAATTGACGGTCGCGCTGTCCGACCTGCGCAATTTCCACCAGTCGACTGAATTGGCGGTGGTGGTGCTCGACGCCCGGCTGAACGTGCGAACCTATACCGAGGCGGCGGTGTCGATCTTCCCGCTGCAGCCCGCCGACCGCGGACGTCCGCTGAGCGACGTCGCGAGCCGGCTGCGCGGCAGCGAATATATGGAAGATGCGCGCGCGGTGGCGGCCGGCGCCCCCGCGACGCAGCGGCGCGTGACGACCAAGGACGGCGAGCGCGTGCTGTCGCTGCGCGTGCTGCCGTATCGCACCCAGACCGGCGCGGTCGATGGCACGACGCTGGTGCTGACCGACATCACCGAGGCGCTGTCGCTCGAACGGCAGCTCGCCGCGGAACGCGAGCGGCTCGACCTCGCGATCAAGGCGGCCGGGATCGGCGTGTGGGAATATTGCCTCGAAACCGGAGAGGCGGTGCTCGACGCGGTCGAGCGGCAATTGTTCGGTGTCGCCGGCGCGGACGCGGAGCGCGTCGACCCATTGCTCGACCGGATCCACCCCGACGACCGTGGCGCGGTAGAAACCGCGCTGCGGCAAGCCGTCGAGCGCAACGGCGACTATGAGGCGACGTTCCGGCTGCGCCCGACCGATGGCGAGACGCGCTGGGTGAAGGGGTTCGGCCGCGTGATCGCGGGCAGCAACCCGCCGCGGCTGCTGGGCGTGTCGATCGACGTCACGCCGGATTACGCGCTGGCGGAAACGCGCGAGCTGATGCTGCGCGAGATGAACCATCGCGTGAAGAACCTGTTCGCGGTGATCGCGGGGATGATCACGGTCGCGGCGCGCAACCATGACGAGGTACGCTCCTTCTCGAGCGATCTTCGGCATCGCATCGCGGCGCTGGGCGCGGCGCATTCGCTCGCCTCGCCCGCCGGGCAGCCGCAGGCGATCGGGCTGCACGAACTGGTCGAGGCGACGCTCGCGCCGTATCGCGACCATTCGCACATCGTGGTCGAGGGGCCGACCGTCACCCTCAACCGCCAATGCCTGTCGTCGCTGGCGCTGATCCTCCACGAATGGGCGACCAATTCGGTGAAATATGGCGCGCTGTGCTGGCAGGGCGGTGAAGAGGGCAGCACCGGCCTCGCCGTGCGCTGGCGGCTGACCGATCCCGGACTGGCGGTCGACTGGGACGAAATGGGACGCGGCGATCAGGAAGCGAGCGGGGCCCAACGCGGGTTCGGCTCGTTACTGGTCGAGACGAGTGTGCGCCAATTGTCGGGCGAAGTATGGAGCGAGGTAATGGGACGATCGTTTCGACTGCGAATGAAACTACCGGCGAGCGTGCTGGCGCGTGACTGA
- a CDS encoding FAD binding domain-containing protein, whose product MTPFSYARAGDVAEAVRMGNAPGAAYLGGGTNLVDLLRETVAQPERLVDVSALSDAITETEGGGLLIGAGVRNTALAAHPAVRDRYPMLSRAILAGASAQIRNMATVGGNVMQRTRCTYFYDTDGSRCNKRAPGSGCDARGGFTRIHAVLGASEACVATHPSDMCVALAALDAVVHVERDGATRTVAFGDFHRLPGERPDLDTVLEPGELITAVELPALPIAAQSTYRKVRDRASYAFALISVAAALEMDGERVADVRVAFGGVAHKPWRATQIEEALRGAVLTDDAIQEAAGREFAGAQPLRDNAFKPALATRTLVAVLNALKTGETA is encoded by the coding sequence ATGACGCCGTTCAGCTATGCGCGCGCCGGCGATGTCGCCGAGGCGGTGCGGATGGGGAACGCGCCGGGGGCGGCGTATCTTGGCGGCGGGACCAACCTGGTCGACCTGTTGCGCGAGACGGTGGCGCAGCCGGAGCGGCTGGTCGACGTCTCTGCGCTTTCGGATGCGATCACCGAGACCGAGGGCGGCGGGCTGCTGATCGGCGCGGGGGTGCGCAACACCGCGCTCGCGGCGCATCCGGCGGTGCGGGATCGCTATCCGATGCTGTCGCGCGCGATCCTGGCGGGGGCGTCGGCGCAGATCCGCAACATGGCGACGGTCGGCGGCAATGTGATGCAGCGGACGCGGTGTACCTATTTCTACGACACCGACGGATCGCGCTGCAACAAGCGGGCGCCCGGCAGCGGGTGCGACGCGCGCGGCGGTTTCACGCGCATCCATGCGGTGCTCGGCGCGAGCGAGGCGTGTGTCGCGACGCATCCGTCCGATATGTGCGTGGCGCTCGCCGCGCTGGATGCGGTGGTGCATGTCGAGCGGGACGGCGCGACGCGGACGGTGGCGTTCGGGGACTTCCACCGCTTGCCGGGCGAGCGGCCCGATCTCGATACCGTGCTGGAGCCGGGCGAGCTGATCACCGCGGTGGAATTGCCGGCGCTGCCGATCGCGGCCCAATCGACCTATCGCAAGGTGCGCGACCGCGCGAGCTATGCCTTCGCGCTGATCTCGGTGGCGGCGGCGCTGGAGATGGACGGCGAGCGGGTCGCGGATGTGCGCGTCGCGTTCGGCGGGGTGGCGCACAAGCCGTGGCGCGCGACGCAGATCGAGGAAGCGCTGCGTGGCGCGGTGCTGACCGACGACGCGATCCAGGAGGCGGCGGGGCGCGAGTTCGCGGGGGCGCAGCCGTTGCGCGACAATGCCTTCAAGCCGGCGCTGGCGACGCGGACATTGGTCGCGGTGCTGAACGCGCTGAAGACGGGAGAGACGGCATGA
- a CDS encoding PAS domain-containing protein, which produces MNPDLPAALLDYLRPSRVALAIASAEGDNHLLAVSDRFFALTGYDPDELIGRNCRLLQKTAANEEPRARLREFLGNPAQENVRTLIVNFRKDGTPFVNLLYMSRLRSMGGKPSYIFASQFDVSRSQPDLLSDYDQELGQTLRRMTPIASEAGIVVEGTLLTIANSAATVAQAKMMLAALESEESA; this is translated from the coding sequence GTGAATCCCGACCTGCCTGCCGCCTTGCTCGATTATCTGCGCCCGTCGCGGGTCGCGCTTGCGATCGCGTCGGCGGAGGGCGACAATCATCTGCTGGCGGTCAGCGACCGGTTCTTCGCGCTGACCGGCTACGACCCCGATGAATTGATCGGGCGGAATTGCCGCTTGCTCCAGAAAACGGCCGCCAACGAGGAGCCGCGCGCGCGGTTGCGCGAGTTCCTCGGCAATCCGGCGCAGGAGAATGTCCGCACGCTGATCGTCAACTTCCGCAAGGACGGGACGCCGTTCGTCAACCTGCTGTATATGTCGAGGCTGCGCTCGATGGGCGGCAAGCCCAGCTATATCTTCGCGTCGCAATTCGACGTCAGCCGTTCGCAGCCCGATCTGCTGAGCGATTACGATCAGGAACTCGGGCAGACGCTGCGGCGGATGACCCCGATCGCGAGCGAGGCCGGGATTGTCGTCGAGGGGACGTTGCTGACGATCGCCAACAGCGCGGCGACGGTGGCGCAGGCCAAGATGATGCTGGCCGCACTGGAGTCCGAGGAAAGTGCCTAA